The region TCATTGGTGGACTTGGTGCCGTCGGTGATCGAGTCGCCGAGCGCCACCACCGAACCCGGCCCGCCCCGCACATCGACCCCGGTCAGAAACGGCCAGGTGGTGAGGGTGCCGGTATAGGACTCGGCGCCCGGCTCACCGGTCCGGTCACCGCTGCCCGCCGCGCTCAGATACGACCGCTGGGTGGCCTGGCTGTGCACCGGCACCGCCGCGACCGGACCCGGCAGATGGATGCTCACCAGCAGATTGACGTCCGCCGGAACCGGGAAGTCCACCGGATCGCTGAACACCTGCGCCCCCGCGGGGACCGAGGTCCCGGGCCGCCCGCCGAAGGTCAGCGGCACCGGTGCGCCCTGCGCCGCCGCGCCGCCCGCCTGGAGCGCGACCGTCGCATGGCCGATCTCCACGGGAGATGCGGCGAAGGTGTTCTCCAGCCGGACCCGGGCCCTCGGCCCGCCCGCGCTGGTGTGCACCACCAGTCGCAGCGTCTGATCGGTCCACGGCCCGACCTTGGTGTACCCGGCGGTGCTCGCCGCCCAGCTCCCGGTCCAGCCGTCCGTGGGCTGCCGCAGCGACGCGGCGAAGACATGGAGATCGGCCGCCGCGCCCGGATCCCTCGGCAGCACCACCGACGCGACATCCCGGCCGCGCTCCAGCGGCACCGTCACCGCGTACAGCCGGGCCGTCTCCTGCCGCTGCCCGGCGGCGGTGTTGAGATGGGGGAGCCCGACGGCCTTGGTGGCGGCGGGGCCCGCCCGCCAGTCCGGCGCGCTCAGCGTGTAGGGACGGCTCGACCCGTCCCGGTAGCGCACCGTTCCGACACCGCCCGCCCCCGCGCCGGGCCCGTCCGGTGAACTGCTCGCCACCAGGAAGGTCACCGCCTCGCCCCGCCCGCGCAGCCGCACCGCCTGTCCATCGGCGATCACGTTGTCGGGCCGTGCCCCCGCGCTCCGCGGCCAGGTCAGCCTCGCGGCGTCCAGGGCGATGCCGCGCCCCGGGGTCCAGCCGGCGGCCCGCAGATCCTGTGCGGAGAGCGAGGCGCCCGCACCGTCGAAGTCGGCGTCACCCGGCCGGGCGTCATCGCTGACCGCCCTGTTGTCGAAAAGCCGCTCCAAAGGGAGCGGCTTCTGGGTCGGCCGGGTCGCCTGGGTCGGCACGCCGGCCGGTGCGGCGGAGGAGGGCGCGAGGAGTGCGAGAGTGACACCTCCCGCGACGATCCCGGCGGCTGTC is a window of Streptomyces violaceusniger Tu 4113 DNA encoding:
- a CDS encoding SGNH/GDSL hydrolase family protein encodes the protein MRVARPWTAAGIVAGGVTLALLAPSSAAPAGVPTQATRPTQKPLPLERLFDNRAVSDDARPGDADFDGAGASLSAQDLRAAGWTPGRGIALDAARLTWPRSAGARPDNVIADGQAVRLRGRGEAVTFLVASSSPDGPGAGAGGVGTVRYRDGSSRPYTLSAPDWRAGPAATKAVGLPHLNTAAGQRQETARLYAVTVPLERGRDVASVVLPRDPGAAADLHVFAASLRQPTDGWTGSWAASTAGYTKVGPWTDQTLRLVVHTSAGGPRARVRLENTFAASPVEIGHATVALQAGGAAAQGAPVPLTFGGRPGTSVPAGAQVFSDPVDFPVPADVNLLVSIHLPGPVAAVPVHSQATQRSYLSAAGSGDRTGEPGAESYTGTLTTWPFLTGVDVRGGPGSVVALGDSITDGTKSTNDANRRWPDVLSRRLRGQSEIPAYGVLNAGISANRVVADRYPGEGVSTDTGGVSAQHRLERDVLAQTGARTVVVFQGINDLRWGSSAEELIAGLRSLAARMHERGLRVVGATIAPCEGESLCTADADARRSAVNAFLRDSGGAFDDVLDFDAVVRDPEHPARILPAYDSGDHLHPGDAGLRAMAESIDLRKLVA